In Oreochromis aureus strain Israel breed Guangdong linkage group 15, ZZ_aureus, whole genome shotgun sequence, a single genomic region encodes these proteins:
- the LOC116329824 gene encoding ubiquitin carboxyl-terminal hydrolase 26-like has protein sequence MVQIGFKRFFLRKKSKNQNVAEKEIPSTSQHSVPEASVAATPPNHENGKKKRKKRKWRHFFCCFSETDSDTEAEPTTVKPQKKSRWSIFKFWKRKRQVAPETTVEPDKKSDKLKNMQHDCTPAESAPYSSEDSVQVIWPQAGQPECPEDKTTDDPSSHQVKNTTENGEPSDLSWDTLIMDFLAQEHVREQLFNMMVKHFNDGKITENQIQTVDRFGFPNIANTCYMNSCLQSLLNTEEFIRDISCQEILWRAVPEARLLRRLIDIRDCHNSRDYGLKKHRLKSFKEAFSKHVPEYKGSAQKDAHEFLTFFLNEVKSLSPHLKRKAALLGRSYTCPVEDHHVFKMENMRTCKSCGHQSSHQEEFTSLSLDLVPEGSVEDMLETYLKEQKIEFLCYCGGTTSEVKPSFDTLPRVLILHLKRFGFTKTNKLQKVHDPVWLQRDLVVSSKQDDGCYSLVSIISHYGGTESGHYICNSVHPEASPQATSDPWLTYDDARVLHTTGSAVFEEQQHSAYILFYKRNDVEASYSHQHAEKEQPSSQTAGKYCP, from the exons ATGGTTCAAATTGGGTTCAAACGTTTTTTTCTCAGAAAG AAATCAAAAAACCAAAACGTGGCAGAGAAGGAAATTCCTTCTACATCTCAACACAG CGTCCCGGAGGCTTCTGTTGCTGCCACACCACCTAACCATGAAAATGgtaaaaagaagaggaagaaaagaaaatggagacacttcttctgctgtttctcG GAAACTGACAGCGATACAGAGGCAGAGCCCACCACTGTAAAGCCACAAAAAAAGTCTCGCTGGTCTATTTTCAAATTCTGGAAG AGAAAAAGGCAGGTTGCTCCTGAAACAACAGTGGAACCTGATAAAAAGAGTGACAA ATTAAAGAACATGCAGCATGACTGTACACCTGCCGAGTCAGCACCGTACAGTTCAGAGGACTCAGTACAGGTCATTTGGCCCCAAGCAGGACAACCAGAATGCCCCGAGGACAAAACTACAGACGATCCCAG TTCCCACCAGGTTAAAAACACCACTGAAAATGGTGAGCCATCAGACCTGAGTTGGGACACTTTGATTATGGACTTTCTGGCACAAGAGCACGTACGGGAGCAGCTGTTTAACAT GATGGTGAAACATTTCAACGATGGAAAAATAACGGAAAATCAAATTCAGACTGTGGACCGCTTCGG GTTTCCAAACATTGCAAACACCTGCTACATGAACTCCTGCCTGCAGAGCCTCCTCAACACTGAGGAGTTCATTAGAGACATCAGCTGTCAGGAGATTTTGTGGAGAGCAGTGCCAGAAGCTCGGCTCTTAAG AAGGCTCATTGACATCAGGGACTGTCATAATTCAAGAGATTATGGCCTTAAAAAACACCGCCTAAAATCTTTTAAGGAGGCATTCAGCAAACACGTTCCTGAATACAAAGGCAGTGCACAGAAA gaTGCTCATGAGTTCCTAACCTTTTTCCTCAATGAGGTCAAAAGCCTTTCACCTCACCTGAAGAGGAAAGCAGCTCTCCTGGGCCGAAGTTATACCTGCCCAGTAGAAGATCATCATGTTTTCAAAATGGAAAACATGAGGACATGCAAGAG CTGCGGTCACCAATCATCACACCAAGAGGAATTCACTAGCTTGTCTCTTGACCTGGTTCCAGAGGGGTCTGTTGAGGACATGTTAGAGACATACTTGAAG GAACAAAAAATTGAATTTCTCTGTTATTGTGGAGGGACGACCTCGGAAGTGAAGCCGTCTTTTGATACACTGCCAAG AGTTCTCATCTTGCACCTGAAGAGGTTTGGCTTCACAAAAACCAACAAGCTTCAGAAGGTGCATGACCCCGTCTGGCTGCAGAGGGACTTGGTGGTGTCATCCAAACAG GATGATGGCTGTTATAGTCTTGTAAGCATCATTAGTCACTATGGAGGCACAGAATCAG GACACTACATCTGTAATTCCGTGCATCCTGAGGCGAGTCCGCAGGCTACATCAGATCCTTGGCTCACCTATGATGATGCACGGGTGCTCCACACAACTGGATCTGCAGTTTTTGAGGAACAGCAGCACTCTGCCTACATCCTGTTTTACAAGAGAAAC GATGTGGAAGCAAGTTACAGCCATCAGCATGCCGAGAAGGAACAACCGTCGTCTCAGACCGCAGGTAAGTATTGCCCTTAG